TTGGGAGATTTCATCTTTTAGTTGTTATCTTCACCTGTAGAGGTATCATAGCCACATAGGTGAAATGGGAAGATATCCTGTTAAGGAGATTTTGGCTTCCTAGCTGCATAGACGAAAGTCTTCATGGTCATTATCTTGCTCTGGATGGACAAGCAGATAGGAAAATGGAGAAGCCATAGTAAGTTACAAATGGGTTTTGGAAGTTTAAGATTCTGAGTTTTCATTCCTTGTTCTCATCTCTAGCGTTTAACCTTGTTTTGCCACAGACCAAATCTAATGATCAAGCAGAGTTTCATAAAGTGTGTTGACACAGTGACTCTTAGAATTTTTACTAATCCCGTCAAAGTGCCTGCACTGACCAGAGAGTGATCTGGAAACAGTCTTATCCTTCAGATGCTGCTTGTCTCCCTGCAAAAGCTAGCACAGTATCAGTTCAGAGCTGACCACATAGGGATATTCAACGGGGCCAACCTACATCCTTCAGCTGAACTAGAACTTAACCATCTCATAGGGTTGAATATAAATCAAGATTACAAATAAATACCCAGGAAATAATTAAGGTTGTCTACTCCGATGATATCTCCTTTTGCAACAAAAAGCTTGGCTCTCTGTCAGTTATTATGTTACAATTATCTCTGTAGTAAGAGTATATCTTACCATGATTCCACATTGTGCGTATATAGCTATCAGTATAAGGCACTATTGGGCATTAGACCATGATGTAACTGAACATGCTCGTGAGGTAGTTGGCCTTGTTGGGTTTCAGCAGCATATCATTTACACATGGCAGTGATGGTTTCTACAAGTCACTAACACTTTATTTACTTGTAGGAACTTCATTCAGCTGGTTTTCTCGGGAGACAATACAGGGAGGCTTTTGAAATACAAACCAAATACAAAGGAACCCACCGTCCTTGTAAGAAACCTCCAATTCCCTAATGGAGTACCAGGGGCAAGGACAAGTCGGTCTTCATCTTCTGTGAAGGATCCCTCGGCAGGTCAGTCTCCTCCCGCGGGCAAAAGTATAAATTCTTTTTGATGCTTTTACTTGTTCCATTAACATATTATATTAGCTATGATTTAAAAGGGAAGGAAGACACCATTAATTATGTTCTGTTATCCATGTTTAGTTTGTGTATGGTGAAACTTTAGGACGAGGATGTGACTAGATAGAGCTCCCAATTTTATGCCCTCAAATCCTCAATTTTCTTGCTGTTGCTGGTTATCTCTTCTCAAAAACTCTAGGTCGTCATATTTCATGCTCATTGGAATTCAATCGCATACGATGCTTACACTTGAGTTGTTAATAGGAGGAGATACTGGTGGAAAGGAGAATAGGCGGGGACTTCTTAGGTATTTGCCTTTCTACCTGGATTTCCAGATAATGTAAGAACCAACCTTTAGAAAGGGAGAATTTTGGGTGGCTGTCCACTGTTTCCGATCCATATACAACTATATGTATGTGTTCTTTACCTGGACTCAGTAAACTCTTGCTGAAGTACCCATTCATAGCCAAGATCCAATTCCTCCTCAATATTGGAGGCCGACTTCATGGAGTGCTCGTCAATGCAAATATTGGAGGACAGTGAAGGTAAGGTCGTTAAAAGCTGCAACTGAAGTGAAGGAGAGATGGAAAACTATGGATAGGTAGAGTCAAGTGCACGCGATAGTCATACCAGAAAAATATATCTACTTCCTTTGTCTCACAATGAAAAGTCAAGTCTTTACAGACAAAATTGGAATCGATCGGTAATTCAGGATATTTTGATCTTATCTTATTTGAATTGGAGTGTTCTATTACCTCTATTTGTCCCCCACGCCAATACTGCTGAAACCAATTTGATTAGTCAATGTATTTTTGAAACCTTTaaaaaagttcaattgcatcaacaACACTTCATTTTATTTTCAAAGGACAAATACAAGAATATCATTACTACCGAGACTGGAGTTCCTTGGCTAATTCCCACTGTGGTTAAAGACCAGAAGAGTTCCTTCCTCTCACGACCCGAGTTCAAAATTCATCAACATTAAATTCTTTACCGACAAAAATAAAGAAGGCTTATTTGGGTGCAAAGTTGTGCCATCAAAAGTTATCTGAAGTCGACCTATAATCCACTGGGTGCCGTACAGACCACAATTTTTCACCCACAATTAAAACGTAGGTACGTCCAAGCGTCCAAGTGAATACCACTGGCCGAAGTTACAGAAACTTGGTTATAACACGCGCCACTCTGGTAAGAATTGTGCACAGACTGTGCAAGACCACCATGTGCTTTCGTTTCTCAGCGGATTTAATGTTTTTCTTTCTTATTAGGTAGGTGATTGACGTCATTGATGTCTTCCTCATTGGCAGAGCCGGGCCTGAGGGTGTGCAGGGTGTGCGACCGCACAGGGCCCAGCTCTGCCTGAGGCCTTTTTCCCTATGGATCTATGATGTATACTCACTTTCCCCTCCAAGCCCAGTAAGCCAAcgtatcaaaaaaagaaaaaaatctttgcCTCTGTTAAGACTAAGGGTGAGCATTTAGCCCGTAgtccgcggatttaaccgggaccaaccgttcttttgcggatggatgtccggaccgttcgttaatgggttggatgcggatggaatttttgaaatccaacggataacAGATTGGGCCCGGATGCAAccatgaaaatccgttggacatccatatccgttaaattaaggacctttatatagttctagaaaatactatgaatcatttaggaatttttaagaTGTTTGCTTGGGGTGTTGTACATGACATTTTTATATTTGTATGCATATATAGGATATGcaggttttataaggagtcatttgtgttagctttattttctttaccataattttaactaaaacaaatccattggattatccgtacccaatccgtccatccgtgcatccattggatgaaaATTCGTTGGatctggattggatgcggatgccaaatttgaaaaccgtagtgcaatggattggatgcggacgaggcgaaaaccggtccataccggcccatgctcatcCCTAGTTAAGACTCGAACGAGTGACATGGGTGAGATAATTAAGTTCCTTAATCCACTAGGCTGACTACTTGTTCTTGTTATACTTTTCAGCTCCAGACCATCAGTACTTTTTGAATCTTTATCATATTATTTCCGCATGCACCTGCCCATGACTATATATTTTGAGTTTGCTTTGGGTATTTTTGTGCATGTAGGTGGACATTAAGAGTTATCATTTGCGTTAACTTTATAAAAGGCCCTGCGAAACTTTTTCGCACAGGGTCCTTCTAGACTCAGGACCGGCTCTGCTCATTGGTGGCTAACATTGGCAACAAGGTGCATGCTGAGCTGTTGGATCTTCATCTTCATTATACTTTCCATTTTTATGCTGTTGTATATAGTTTCCATTTAATACCGACATATTTACTGAGCAAAATAAAATAGCGACATCTTCATCAGTTAAGATTTTTAGTGCTAATAAACAtgcatgaatcttcatcttctccttctTCACTAGGAAAATGGTTAGGGTTTGTAACAGCAATATGGGTACAAGCGATATCAGGAAACAACTATACATTTTCAAACTACTCAGCTGCTCTAAAATCATTAATGTCTTTAACTCAGCTACAACTAAATAATCTATCAGTAGCTAAAgatgttggtaaagcttttggTGTTCTTGCCGGTATAGCTTCCGATCGTCTTACTACTCCTGTTATTTTATTAATTGGATCTTTGGAAGGTCTTATCGGTTATGGCGTTCAATGGCTTGTTGTTAGTCGGAAAATTCATCCTCTTCCTTACTGGCAGGTATAACACTGTTCCATTTCTCCAGGTCCTGCACTAGCACACTCCGATGTGTACATttcagaaacttttttttttcttaactgcAGATGTGCATATTTCTGGCCCTGGGAGGAAACAGTACAACATGGATGAATACAGCGATTCTAGTTACATGCATGCGTAATTTTCGTAAAAATCGCGGTCCTGTATCTGGAATCTTAAAAGGGTTTGTGGGTTTAAGCACAGCAATTTTCACAGATGTTTGTAGCGCTTTGTTTGCTGATAGTCCTTCAAAATTTCTACTCATGTTAGCAATAGTTCCTGCCGTGGTTTGTCTCACCGCAATTTTCTTCCTCCGCGAAGTTCCGGTTACAAATACGGCTGCCcaacaagaagaagaatccaAATATTTGAACTTCTTCAATATCGTTGCTGTCATTGTTGCTCTATATCTCTTAATATATGATCTCTCCGGGAAGCACAGTCATCTGATGTCTTTGCTTTTCGCTTCTGGACTTCTATTTCTATTAGTAGTCTCGCCATTATCTATTCCGTTATACTCTATATTTAAGAACTCATCAAACTCTCATAATAttaataatgatgatgttgaaacaAGAATTCAAGAAGCAGAAACACAAACAGTTGAAACAGAAATGAGAGAAAAATCGGTACAAGTAGTAGTAGAAGAAAAAGATTTAGAAACTGATGACAAAGTTGTTGAAATGGATTACAAGAAACCAATTCTTGGCGAAGATCACACAATCTTAGAGGCAGTTCAAACTTTAGATTTCTGGATTCTTTTCCTTTCGTTTCTTTGTGGTGTAGGTACTGGTTTAGCTGTGATGAATAATTTGGGGCAAATGGGTTTAGCTCTTGGGCATGCTGATGTTTCTATATTTGTATCACTTACAAGTATATTTGGTTTCTTTGGTCGTATCGGCTCAGGAACGATATCTGAATATTTTCTCAAGTACGTGCTGTTTCGTAATCTTTCGtgtattttatatttataattttctgtcgactttattgaattcattcattcataatgCAGGAATCATGCAACACCAAGGCCACTATGGAACGCTGCATCGCAAATCCCAATGTCTCTAGGATATGTTGTTTTAGCCATTGCATTACCAGGTTCTTTGTACGTGGGCTCAATTGTTGTTGGTATTTGCTACGGTGTTCGTCTTGCCATTACAGTTCCCACTGCTTCAGAACTATTTGGCCTTAAATACTATGGTTTGATCTACAACATTCTAATCTTGAACCTTCCCCTTGGGTCATTCCTATTCTCTGGTTTGCTAGCTGGTTTTTTGTACGATGCACAAGCAACTAAAACAAAAGGAGGTGGAAATACATGTGTTGGATCTCACTGTTACAGACAAGTTTTTGTGGTCATGGCTTTGTCGTGTGTAGTTGGTTTGGTGTTGGACGTGGTACTTGTGTTCCGAACGAAGAAACTTTACAAAAAGATCCAAATCGGTAAGAAGTCTGGCTAGGAAAATTAGGTGTAAatccgaaagaaaaaaaaaatgaaactgaaGATTAAGTTCCTTTCGATGTTAATTGTATGTTGAAACTTGTTTTTCCTGAAAATATCAGCTTGATCTTGATCAGCGCTTATTAAATTCAAAAATGCTATCAATTTATCTCTTTCAGCACATTTATGTCACACAGTGCTAAAATTTGAGCACAACAGGAAACATCACATCACACAATCTGGCAAACACAACACGGTAGTAGATTCGTGGATTGAGTTGTGCCTGGTTAATCAGCACGTGAAGTAAGCATATGCAGTAAAGCACAACAACATGGGAAGAACGCACATAACGTCATGTATTGTGTGTGCTAATTGTTGACCATTTTATTTTTGTTACCGTAACTAATTTTCTAACACTATAATAACAAGGTGTTTATTTTTTGGTGATTCGGGTTCTAAATCGGATTTAAGCCTTGATTCGGACGAGTCAGATGTCAGGTCCTTTGTTTTTTTAGTTTGAATCAACTTTAAATCACGACCTGATTTAATCCCTGACTATGATGTGGTTGAGTCGGGGAATGAAATGCCCTCAATTCATGAGACTAAGTCATTGATTCATACATTTTTGAGTCATATCTGATTCAAAATAAACATAATAAGTCGGATCCAAATGAATCAAGTGTCAggtccaaaaacaaaaaacaaacatgatATACATGACCAACCTTAAATTCTTCAATACTTTTTCTACGTATATATCCGGGTCGAACAAAAAAATCTAACTTGTAACTAACtattccctccgtcccactaataagtgacctagttacttttagattttctcccaccattaagtgacctatatcactaaataaggacatatttttaaaattatccttttaattgattataagaaatataagaaatagcaTAATTTGAAagacatgtttatattcgttatataGGTGTTTCAAAATACTTTTCAATGgtacgaagtttgcgaacatccatggtatagtttgagagataaatcatttcaaaatttcactatttattatccataaggtATGATTGTAAAGAGTGCTTAAAAATACTATtccccttgcttgccttaaaacgTGTGcgaacttgaactaggtcacttaatagtgggaggGAGAGAGTACACAACAGAGGAGCGAGAGCGTCTGCAAATCGGTTTCCTTCTGAGTCAACAAATCATGGGAGATTCAAAAAAGGTTATGCAAATTGAATGGAAGACATTTGAAATCTCCAAGATAAAGCTGGGAAAAAAGGTGGTATTCGTGCAGAGGAGAAAAGGAAAGACGGCAAGAGGTATTGGATTCTTTTCTCGTCAGAAATTGGACGCTGGATCAAGGAGATTCTAGCATTTATAGTAGATAAGAAGACCAAGGAAACTCGCTGGACCAGAAGAGAAGACTCGTATTTCTTCTTAGTAGAgatcaaaagcaataaaagagGAGAACATCAAAATTGCAAGATATGATGCCAGCAAAAGAAGGAATAACTCTGTCTGTCTTCCCCAAGGAGTAAATGAAAAAGGTTGGTAGAAAATGGACGAAATTCTAGAACAACAGATTGgtgttaatgctcgctctacccaATAGTTCCTTACCAGGAAAGATATAATAAATTTCTATTACATGACAGTTCTAGGACGTCTCGAGTAATGTTGGTATCTTTTCAGGGTACTTCTTGGAGTGAAATTGTAAAGTCCATATCATATAAATTAAAGTGGAACCAGTTTATTAAATTGGTAATTACGGGAAAAAAATTATCCATTTTTTATCCAAACTCTGAAAGTGAATGGATGAGTGGTTTGACACCATTAAAGTGGTCTGAAGCAGACACATCTATTGAAGTAAAATAGAGATCTTGCATCAATGAAGTTCTGCCAAGAGAAGCTCTGAATAAATTTAAATGGTGAGTGAGAATAACAGGGCTACCTCTACATCTCTGGTCGGAATCAAATTTATCGCCATCGGCAACAAACTTGGAGGGCTTGCagaaatttagaagaaaaaaaacttgtcTTTGTAACCCAAAAGTTTGTAGAATTTCTATCACATGAGATCTTCAAAAAATCCTAGTTGATCTAGACATTGAAATTGAAGGAATCTTTTATCTACTTTCAGTTCGGTGGCAGCCGGAATACATCCGTAAAAAGTCTCCCTCGCAGAAAGAATAGCATTACCTTATGACAGacttgaataaaaaaaaaagtacaaaattCAAATGTGTCAGTAAGAAAGAGACAAACAACAAGTTCTCGGTCAGACCCGAGTCAACATGGTCTTTTTCAAAGAGGGCAGAATGTAATTTCTAGTGCTGACTCAGGGGGACTAACCAAATTATAATTATGTTATAAAACTTCAGGAAAAAGAAGATTCAGTTACATAATCAGGCAAATAAAATGGGAATTTCGAGTTTTGGTCCAAAAACTACCCCAGAACCGCAAATGGAAACCACCTCATCCTCACTAGTATTAGACGACATCAATCCAATGAGTAAGGAAAAAGACAAATCATTAtccaggaaactgctaaagatcatcaattgaggTTCAAAATGGGAGAGTGGTCATTGATTTAAACAATCTCAACTCTGACTGGATCAAATATTGAAACAATATTCACCACTGTAGAACTAATGATGGATGTGAGCAGCAACTTAAGAGTTAATATATAAGACGGGGAAACAACAAGCATTGCAAcacatattttttttaaataattgaaAGGCATGATAAAAACTTGGCCAGTTTTGCTGCCAAAAAAAATGAAGGGGCACAAGCTATTACAAATGGATTCTAATCAAATGAATGCTCACATAATATCATGGAACGCAAGGGATATCAATGCAGTAAACAAAATGGATCATCTGAAGgatttgattcaaaaatataaacGTATTGCAATGGTCATTCAAGAAACCAAAATGATAAAAGTTTCAAATTGGTTAGTGAAACGTTTATGGGGCAATGAAAGGAATGGTTAAAGGATGATAGCTTCAGAAGGCTTGGGTAGAGGTATGCTGACAATATGGGATACATACAAACTTGAATTCATATATGAAGTGGTTTCAACAGATACTTTGAGCCAGGAATTTGTCAATAAATCGGACAGATTTGAATCGACTCTCACCAATTTATACTCTCATTGTCTGACTGAGGAAGAAGAGAATTCTGGGAAGAGTTATATTATTTGGTTGGTTGGTATGAAGGAGCTTGGTGCATTGCTGGGGATATCAATGCTGTTAGAAAAAGATGAGAAAGGAATAAGAGAGGAGGATCACAGCTTGGCAAGAGACTCTTCAACGAATTCATGCATATGAAGACCTAATATATTTTCCAATGGATGGAGTTATTTACTCCTGGTTCAATATGAATCAAGACCCAATATTATGCATACTGGACAACATTATTATATCTCCAGAGTTTGAAGATAAATTTCCAAATGTGGCCCAAACCCTTCTCTCCAGAAACTCTTCAGACCACTCACCATTTCTTCTCACAACATGGTAATGTGATACGTCACAATCCTCCTTTAAAAAAATCAAACTTATTGGCTGcaccataaaaaaattcttagtaA
This DNA window, taken from Papaver somniferum cultivar HN1 chromosome 3, ASM357369v1, whole genome shotgun sequence, encodes the following:
- the LOC113360836 gene encoding protein NUCLEAR FUSION DEFECTIVE 4-like, coding for MHESSSSPSSLGKWLGFVTAIWVQAISGNNYTFSNYSAALKSLMSLTQLQLNNLSVAKDVGKAFGVLAGIASDRLTTPVILLIGSLEGLIGYGVQWLVVSRKIHPLPYWQMCIFLALGGNSTTWMNTAILVTCMRNFRKNRGPVSGILKGFVGLSTAIFTDVCSALFADSPSKFLLMLAIVPAVVCLTAIFFLREVPVTNTAAQQEEESKYLNFFNIVAVIVALYLLIYDLSGKHSHLMSLLFASGLLFLLVVSPLSIPLYSIFKNSSNSHNINNDDVETRIQEAETQTVETEMREKSVQVVVEEKDLETDDKVVEMDYKKPILGEDHTILEAVQTLDFWILFLSFLCGVGTGLAVMNNLGQMGLALGHADVSIFVSLTSIFGFFGRIGSGTISEYFLKNHATPRPLWNAASQIPMSLGYVVLAIALPGSLYVGSIVVGICYGVRLAITVPTASELFGLKYYGLIYNILILNLPLGSFLFSGLLAGFLYDAQATKTKGGGNTCVGSHCYRQVFVVMALSCVVGLVLDVVLVFRTKKLYKKIQIGKKSG